The following proteins are encoded in a genomic region of Chryseobacterium cucumeris:
- the gldK gene encoding gliding motility lipoprotein GldK — protein sequence MKRIFLLLLSASVASVSCSGGGSSSVGKPGTKGELIPREKTKSFVAERPYGMVAIPAGSFVAGLADQDPTNTPEKASLKTVTVSSFFMDEAETTNAEYRVFINYVRDSIARTLLAEAAGEGGDEGGRKGASIGDYAYLAKKEENLTPYQEYMEGQGGREDGSYDASKRLDWKIPLHWSTSKYPDVEYAEVLESMYLPSSSRIGNERILDVSKLKYTYRWGDMDAAVADNERGANYLKSESIAIYPDTTVWVKDFHFAYNEPLFEQYFWHKAYKDYPVVGVTWDQARAYCNFRSKLKSDYNESLKRKKQKPLVFRLPTETEWEYAARGGMQNATYPWGGPYLMDDRGCYLANFKPKRGNYMEDEKKGTYTYTAPVKKFKKNGFGLFDMAGNVSEWTLSSFNNSSAGFTSTLNPSTKDKKDTKKSVRGGSWKDIGYALMTGARDWERKDSARSYIGFRTVQDIPEAAVKPRRVNR from the coding sequence ATGAAAAGGATATTTCTTTTATTATTGTCTGCGTCGGTAGCATCGGTATCTTGTTCAGGTGGTGGCAGCTCTTCTGTAGGGAAGCCAGGAACAAAAGGAGAATTGATACCAAGAGAAAAAACTAAATCATTTGTTGCGGAAAGACCATACGGAATGGTCGCAATTCCTGCAGGTTCGTTTGTTGCTGGTTTAGCAGACCAGGATCCGACGAATACACCTGAAAAAGCATCATTGAAGACAGTTACTGTTTCTTCTTTCTTCATGGATGAAGCAGAAACTACCAATGCGGAGTACAGAGTATTTATCAATTATGTAAGAGACTCTATCGCAAGAACTTTACTAGCTGAAGCTGCCGGAGAAGGTGGTGACGAAGGTGGACGTAAAGGAGCAAGCATAGGAGATTACGCATACCTTGCTAAAAAAGAAGAAAATTTAACACCTTATCAAGAATATATGGAAGGCCAGGGCGGCCGTGAAGACGGAAGCTATGATGCCAGCAAAAGATTAGATTGGAAAATCCCTTTACACTGGAGTACATCAAAATATCCGGATGTAGAATACGCAGAAGTTTTAGAATCTATGTATCTGCCTTCTTCTTCAAGAATTGGAAACGAAAGAATTTTAGATGTAAGTAAGCTGAAATATACTTACCGTTGGGGAGATATGGACGCTGCTGTTGCAGATAACGAAAGAGGAGCTAACTACCTGAAAAGTGAAAGTATCGCGATCTATCCTGATACTACAGTTTGGGTAAAAGATTTCCACTTTGCTTACAATGAGCCATTGTTTGAACAGTATTTCTGGCACAAGGCTTATAAAGACTATCCTGTTGTCGGGGTTACCTGGGATCAGGCAAGGGCTTATTGTAACTTCAGATCTAAATTGAAATCAGATTACAACGAAAGTTTAAAAAGAAAAAAACAAAAACCATTAGTATTTCGTCTTCCAACAGAAACTGAATGGGAATATGCTGCCAGAGGTGGTATGCAAAATGCTACTTACCCTTGGGGTGGTCCATATTTAATGGATGACAGAGGTTGCTACCTTGCCAACTTCAAGCCTAAGAGAGGTAACTACATGGAAGACGAGAAAAAAGGTACTTATACATATACAGCTCCAGTTAAGAAATTTAAGAAAAATGGGTTTGGGTTATTTGATATGGCTGGAAACGTTTCTGAATGGACATTATCTTCTTTTAACAACTCTTCAGCTGGATTCACTTCTACATTAAATCCTTCTACTAAGGATAAAAAGGATACGAAGAAATCCGTAAGAGGTGGATCTTGGAAAGATATAGGATATGCACTGATGACAGGTGCGAGAGATTGGGAAAGAAAAGATTCCGCAAGAAGCTATATCGGATTCAGAACTGTACAGGACATTCCTGAAGCAGCCGTTAAACCAAGAAGAGTTAACAGATAA
- the glmS gene encoding glutamine--fructose-6-phosphate transaminase (isomerizing), with protein MCGIVGYTGFQDAYEIVINGLRRLEYRGYDSAGIVLEGSDNKLEVEKTKGKVEDLVNISKELKGKSKIGMGHTRWATHGVPSDRNSHPHLSNNGKIAIVHNGIIENYDTIKTMLTEKGFTFKSETDTEVLVNLIQYFMDLNPEIDFPTAVRYALNEVYGAYAITVLHEDYPGVLVVGRLGSPLAIGIGDKEYFIASDASPFVEFTKEAIYLEEGHMATISLENGVDIRTINENSKIEPEIQELKLSLEQIEKGGYEHFMLKEIFEQPKSVHDTMRGRLLVDEGVIKMAGIWDHVEKFKNANRIIIIACGTSWHAGLIGEYLIEEYARIPVEVEYASEFRYRNPIITDKDVVIAISQSGETADTMAALKLAKEKGAFIYGICNVVDSSIARITDAGSYTHAGPEIGVASTKAFTAQLTILTLIAFKLGKHNGNLGNAEFMSLIAELDAIPKKIEDVLNTTHELTQNIAKDFVKATNFLYLGRGYNYPAALEGALKLKEISYIHAEGYPAAEMKHGPIALIDENMPIVIIAPRKGHYDKIVSNVQEIKARKGKIIAVVNKGDRQVSEMADYVIEIPETSECFSPIVASVPLQLLAYYIAVYRGANVDQPRNLAKSVTVE; from the coding sequence ATGTGCGGAATAGTAGGATATACAGGATTTCAAGACGCTTATGAAATTGTAATTAATGGTCTTAGAAGATTGGAATATAGAGGGTATGACAGTGCCGGAATTGTTTTAGAAGGTTCAGATAACAAGCTGGAAGTAGAAAAAACAAAAGGTAAAGTGGAGGATTTGGTGAATATTTCCAAAGAGCTAAAAGGAAAGTCTAAAATTGGAATGGGACACACCCGTTGGGCAACCCATGGAGTTCCAAGTGACAGAAACTCCCATCCGCACTTGTCAAACAACGGTAAAATTGCAATTGTACACAATGGTATTATTGAAAACTATGATACTATTAAAACAATGCTTACTGAAAAAGGATTCACTTTCAAATCAGAGACAGATACTGAAGTATTGGTAAACCTTATCCAGTATTTTATGGATCTTAATCCTGAAATTGATTTCCCTACAGCAGTGAGATATGCATTGAATGAAGTATATGGAGCATATGCCATCACTGTACTTCATGAAGATTATCCAGGGGTATTGGTCGTAGGAAGATTAGGTTCTCCTCTTGCAATCGGAATCGGTGATAAAGAATATTTTATCGCTTCTGATGCTTCTCCATTCGTGGAATTTACAAAAGAAGCTATTTATCTTGAAGAAGGACATATGGCAACGATCTCTCTTGAAAACGGAGTAGATATCAGAACCATCAATGAAAACTCTAAAATTGAGCCTGAAATTCAGGAGCTTAAATTAAGTCTTGAACAGATTGAAAAAGGGGGTTACGAGCATTTCATGCTTAAAGAAATCTTCGAGCAGCCTAAATCTGTACACGATACAATGAGAGGTAGACTTCTTGTAGATGAAGGAGTTATTAAAATGGCTGGAATCTGGGATCATGTTGAGAAATTCAAAAATGCCAACAGGATTATTATCATTGCCTGCGGTACTTCATGGCATGCAGGTCTTATCGGAGAATATCTGATTGAAGAATATGCAAGAATCCCTGTTGAAGTAGAATATGCGTCAGAGTTCAGATACAGAAACCCGATTATTACTGATAAAGATGTGGTAATTGCTATTTCTCAGTCCGGAGAAACGGCTGATACAATGGCTGCTTTAAAATTAGCAAAAGAAAAAGGTGCATTTATATATGGTATATGTAATGTTGTAGATTCTTCCATTGCAAGAATCACAGATGCAGGTTCTTATACCCATGCTGGCCCGGAAATCGGGGTTGCTTCTACCAAAGCATTTACAGCACAGCTTACCATTCTTACTTTAATTGCCTTTAAATTAGGAAAGCACAACGGAAACTTAGGAAACGCTGAATTTATGAGCTTAATTGCTGAGCTTGATGCTATTCCTAAGAAAATTGAAGATGTGTTAAATACCACTCATGAGCTTACGCAGAATATTGCAAAAGATTTTGTGAAAGCTACCAATTTCCTTTACCTGGGAAGAGGATACAATTATCCTGCAGCCCTGGAAGGAGCCTTAAAATTAAAAGAAATTTCTTATATCCATGCAGAAGGATACCCGGCTGCAGAAATGAAGCACGGTCCGATTGCCCTGATCGACGAAAACATGCCGATTGTAATTATAGCACCTAGAAAAGGCCACTATGATAAAATTGTGAGTAACGTTCAGGAAATTAAAGCGAGAAAAGGAAAAATTATCGCTGTAGTAAATAAAGGAGACCGTCAGGTGAGCGAAATGGCAGATTATGTTATCGAAATCCCTGAAACTTCAGAATGTTTCTCTCCAATCGTTGCTTCCGTACCTCTTCAACTGCTTGCTTATTATATTGCAGTATATAGAGGAGCCAACGTAGATCAACCGAGAAACCTTGCAAAATCTGTTACCGTGGAATAA
- a CDS encoding DUF4270 family protein — protein sequence MTYNLKRTFAILLMAFFGSTFLHNCEPDPDSLGEQLFNDDAAQGNEIAYPVIAYNYSNNDSIRSDAARLISGVSESGSASYVGVLGAFTENQFGMQRASYVTQLRMPVDNYDFNGANPKVDSVVLVVRPPANTAANTYFFEGDSLKTKTFEKTDFPVDGVATAVSIEKKMYPVRKYGKTAGSKSMKINVHEVTTFIDANDDSFKRSNKTISTGELLGSGVFDGTISSTSITKKSDNSVVFTGNLGFRMKLSNTDFFQTHILDKKGKPELQDASNFIRYFKGIKISVDETDKYLYQFSPNDLQLIMYYKYDKTENGTTTRPQTTLNFNLGGSNAHLGLYEYSRSGSSVAAALAASNPSEGDERLFVQGMGGPSVVVKIKDETIAKLKDIFVKDKAGIVSAKIRIYLDAATWKNTGSTEDRRFSLLTNTLDAGGKIDYKKLAFTSDLTNGLGLYYFKDKPEPGYYDFVVTKTVKDLVEGKKETVDGVEQLVVNKPLIISAGTFAANATGTLLGVRNTTRAFDMNRIILTGVDKTNTNPKRIQLLVTYGTKK from the coding sequence ATGACTTATAATCTTAAAAGGACCTTCGCCATACTTTTGATGGCGTTTTTCGGAAGTACATTCCTTCATAACTGCGAACCGGATCCGGATTCTCTTGGCGAGCAGTTGTTTAATGATGATGCAGCACAAGGTAATGAAATTGCATATCCCGTTATCGCATACAATTACAGTAACAACGATTCAATCAGAAGTGATGCTGCCAGACTGATCAGTGGGGTGAGCGAATCTGGTTCGGCTTCCTATGTAGGTGTTCTTGGAGCATTTACTGAAAACCAGTTTGGAATGCAGAGAGCTTCTTATGTTACTCAGCTGAGAATGCCGGTAGATAATTATGATTTTAACGGAGCGAATCCAAAAGTAGATTCTGTAGTTCTTGTAGTGAGACCACCTGCAAATACTGCCGCGAATACCTACTTTTTTGAAGGCGATTCATTAAAAACAAAAACATTTGAGAAAACTGATTTCCCGGTAGATGGAGTTGCTACAGCGGTTTCCATTGAAAAGAAAATGTACCCTGTTCGTAAATACGGTAAAACAGCAGGTTCAAAATCAATGAAAATCAATGTACATGAAGTAACCACGTTCATAGATGCAAATGATGACAGTTTCAAACGTTCCAATAAAACAATAAGTACTGGTGAACTGCTGGGATCAGGAGTATTTGACGGTACTATCAGTTCTACATCTATCACTAAAAAATCTGACAACTCAGTTGTATTTACCGGAAACTTAGGATTCAGAATGAAGTTGAGTAATACAGACTTTTTCCAGACTCATATTCTTGATAAAAAAGGAAAACCTGAGCTTCAGGATGCTTCCAACTTCATCAGATATTTTAAAGGAATAAAAATTTCTGTAGATGAAACGGATAAATATCTTTACCAGTTCTCTCCTAATGATTTGCAGCTTATCATGTATTATAAATATGATAAAACAGAGAACGGAACAACAACAAGACCGCAGACAACCCTTAATTTCAACTTAGGAGGTTCTAATGCGCATCTCGGGCTGTATGAATACAGCAGATCCGGATCATCTGTTGCGGCTGCATTGGCTGCAAGTAACCCTAGTGAAGGAGATGAAAGACTTTTTGTTCAGGGAATGGGAGGACCATCTGTGGTAGTTAAGATTAAAGATGAGACGATTGCAAAGCTTAAGGATATTTTTGTTAAAGATAAAGCAGGTATTGTAAGTGCTAAAATCAGAATCTATCTTGATGCTGCAACGTGGAAAAATACAGGTTCTACTGAAGACCGCAGATTTTCACTTTTAACCAATACATTAGATGCTGGTGGTAAAATTGACTACAAAAAACTGGCGTTTACTTCAGATCTTACCAACGGGCTTGGATTATATTATTTTAAAGATAAACCTGAACCAGGTTATTATGATTTTGTCGTAACAAAAACAGTTAAGGATCTTGTAGAAGGGAAGAAAGAAACAGTAGATGGAGTTGAACAGCTGGTTGTTAATAAACCTTTAATAATCAGTGCAGGAACATTTGCTGCCAATGCTACAGGAACCCTTTTAGGAGTTCGTAATACAACAAGAGCATTTGATATGAACAGAATTATTCTTACAGGAGTAGATAAAACCAATACGAATCCGAAGAGAATCCAGTTATTGGTGACTTACGGAACGAAAAAATAG
- a CDS encoding glycogen/starch synthase, which yields MPNQKILYITTEMYPYQEDTNMAAVVNKMALKMHQEGNDVRVFMPRFGQISERKFQLHEVIRLSGMNIIINDLDQPLIIKVASLPGERLQVYFIDNEEYFKRKQYYFDDEGNPFEDNDERAIFFARGVIETIKKLNWVPDVIHLNGWMSSFVPIYLKTYYESDTYFKDAKIILSLYNEKDADLDKKIDEKLQFDNISGLKALDNPTIKSFVIESMNYVDAVVKGDEFLDEDLDKAFNETATQKSEYLDIDSINQLY from the coding sequence ATGCCGAATCAAAAAATACTGTACATTACTACAGAGATGTATCCATATCAGGAAGATACAAATATGGCTGCAGTGGTAAACAAAATGGCACTTAAGATGCACCAAGAAGGCAATGATGTAAGAGTTTTTATGCCAAGATTTGGACAAATAAGTGAGAGAAAATTCCAGCTTCATGAAGTAATCCGTCTTTCAGGGATGAATATTATTATCAATGATCTGGACCAGCCTCTGATCATTAAAGTAGCGTCTCTTCCGGGGGAAAGACTTCAGGTTTACTTTATTGACAATGAAGAATACTTCAAAAGAAAACAATATTATTTCGACGATGAAGGAAACCCTTTTGAAGACAATGACGAAAGAGCTATTTTCTTTGCAAGAGGAGTTATTGAAACCATTAAGAAACTAAACTGGGTGCCGGATGTTATCCATTTAAATGGATGGATGTCTTCTTTTGTTCCAATTTATCTTAAAACGTACTACGAATCAGATACTTATTTCAAAGACGCGAAAATTATACTTTCTCTTTACAATGAGAAAGATGCTGACCTGGATAAAAAGATTGACGAAAAACTGCAGTTTGATAATATTTCAGGATTAAAAGCGTTAGATAACCCAACGATTAAAAGTTTTGTTATCGAAAGTATGAACTATGTAGATGCCGTTGTGAAAGGTGACGAGTTTCTGGATGAAGATCTGGATAAAGCTTTCAATGAAACTGCTACCCAAAAATCAGAGTATCTGGACATAGATTCAATAAATCAACTTTATTAA
- the panC gene encoding pantoate--beta-alanine ligase: MEVLKNRKVLQDFIERQKEMGKRIGFAPTMGALHKGHLSLYEEARKENDLVISSIFVNPTQFNNPEDLEKYPRDVNRDILILQNSGLVDAVYIPEVADIYPEKAESLRYDFDGLENEMEGKSRPGHFDGVGTVVEELFRQVKPDNAYFGEKDFQQLAIIKKMVEKKHLPVKITGVPIYRAENGLALSSRNQRLHEDRREASKVIYETLKKVNDWFRTVTIPEIKERVADIFDDQQGMKLEYFLIADEKTLQETDFFYKDRSFRAFIVVVVDGVRLIDNMHLD, translated from the coding sequence ATGGAAGTTCTAAAAAACAGAAAAGTCCTTCAGGATTTCATTGAAAGACAGAAAGAAATGGGAAAAAGAATTGGCTTTGCCCCTACCATGGGTGCCCTGCACAAAGGCCATCTTTCTCTGTATGAAGAGGCAAGAAAGGAAAATGATCTTGTTATTTCTTCAATTTTTGTAAATCCAACTCAATTTAACAATCCTGAAGATCTTGAAAAATATCCAAGAGATGTCAACAGAGATATATTGATTCTTCAGAATTCTGGTCTTGTAGATGCAGTTTATATTCCGGAGGTAGCAGATATTTACCCTGAGAAAGCCGAAAGCCTGCGATATGATTTTGACGGACTGGAAAATGAGATGGAAGGAAAATCAAGACCGGGTCATTTTGATGGTGTAGGAACTGTTGTAGAAGAACTTTTCAGACAGGTAAAGCCTGATAATGCTTATTTTGGTGAAAAAGATTTCCAGCAGCTTGCTATTATTAAAAAAATGGTAGAGAAAAAGCATCTTCCCGTTAAAATAACCGGAGTTCCTATTTACAGGGCAGAAAACGGATTGGCGCTAAGCTCAAGAAATCAAAGACTTCATGAAGACCGGAGAGAAGCCTCTAAAGTAATTTATGAGACTTTAAAAAAAGTAAACGACTGGTTCAGAACTGTTACCATTCCGGAAATCAAGGAAAGAGTAGCTGATATTTTTGATGACCAGCAGGGAATGAAACTGGAATATTTCCTGATTGCTGATGAAAAAACATTACAGGAGACTGATTTTTTCTATAAAGACAGAAGCTTCAGAGCATTTATTGTAGTGGTAGTAGATGGTGTAAGATTAATTGACAATATGCATCTGGATTAA
- a CDS encoding shikimate kinase — protein sequence MVISLIGYMGSGKSHISKILSEKIDFKLIDLDKEISRRNKLTIPEIFEKKGEIYFRKLEREALEEILASEENVVLSLGGGTPVYYNNMEIINHNSKSVFLRTGVGTLVERLSKQKEKRPLIANISDEDLPEFIAKHLFERNQFYSKAQFTVGTDSREPEDIVNEIVEKLYL from the coding sequence ATGGTAATTTCATTGATCGGATACATGGGAAGTGGCAAATCGCACATTTCCAAAATATTAAGCGAAAAAATCGATTTTAAATTAATTGACCTCGATAAAGAGATTTCCAGAAGAAATAAATTAACCATCCCTGAAATTTTCGAGAAAAAGGGAGAGATTTACTTTAGAAAACTGGAAAGGGAGGCACTTGAAGAGATATTGGCTTCTGAAGAAAATGTAGTTTTAAGTCTTGGCGGAGGAACCCCGGTGTATTATAATAATATGGAGATCATTAATCACAACTCCAAGAGCGTTTTTTTAAGAACCGGAGTGGGAACACTGGTGGAAAGACTTTCAAAGCAGAAAGAAAAAAGGCCACTGATTGCCAATATATCAGATGAAGACCTGCCGGAATTTATTGCCAAACATTTATTTGAAAGAAATCAGTTTTACAGCAAAGCACAATTCACTGTCGGGACAGATTCCAGAGAACCGGAAGACATCGTTAACGAAATAGTAGAAAAGCTCTATCTCTAG
- a CDS encoding RNA-binding S4 domain-containing protein yields the protein MRIDKFLWSIRFYKTRSIAAEEIKKNRVSIGTSAVKSSKEVKEGDTIKIRKNQIDYKIKVIQIPKSRIGAKLVPLHIQDVTDKEQYELLKLRKMSQDYYRNKGEGRPTKKDRREMDEYVGNDIDSDFTDWDDFFGETGGEGEDED from the coding sequence ATGAGAATAGATAAATTTTTATGGAGCATTCGTTTTTATAAGACGAGAAGTATTGCAGCAGAGGAGATTAAAAAGAACAGAGTTTCTATAGGAACGTCTGCCGTAAAGTCGTCTAAAGAAGTAAAAGAAGGAGATACGATCAAAATCCGTAAGAATCAGATTGATTATAAAATAAAGGTAATTCAGATTCCTAAAAGCAGAATTGGAGCAAAGCTGGTGCCTCTTCACATTCAGGACGTCACAGATAAAGAGCAATACGAATTACTGAAACTTCGTAAAATGTCACAGGACTATTACAGAAACAAAGGAGAGGGAAGACCTACCAAAAAAGACAGAAGAGAAATGGATGAATATGTAGGCAACGATATCGACTCCGATTTTACAGACTGGGATGATTTCTTCGGAGAGACTGGCGGTGAAGGTGAGGATGAAGATTAA